From the genome of Excalfactoria chinensis isolate bCotChi1 chromosome 14, bCotChi1.hap2, whole genome shotgun sequence, one region includes:
- the NDUFB10 gene encoding NADH dehydrogenase [ubiquinone] 1 beta subcomplex subunit 10, translating to MPDEPDLEVYKTPPTRTPVRESTSTLPNPVTFIQTAFNYVIDAPVTFVREWIERQQAKNKSYYYHQKFRRVPDLSECKEGDYLCFYEAEAQWRRDRLVDQQIVEIIRERLGACKHREGPNQFQNCAKEAELLAQVTKAYQERYGDLGVHGNARTCLMKQKHRMIEEMKAQENASQ from the exons ATGCCGGACGAACCGGACCTGGAGGTGTACAAAACGCCGCCGACCCGTACTCCGGTCCGGGAGAGCACCTCGACGCTGCCCAACCCGGTCACCTTCATCCAGACCGCGTTCAATTATGTCATCGATGCGCCCGTTACCTTCGTACGAG AGTGGATCGAGCGGCAGCAAGCCAAGAACAAATCCTATTACTACCACCAGAAGTTTCGCCGTGTGCCCGACCTGAGCGAGTGCAAGGAGGGCGATTATCTCTGCTTCTACGAGGCTGAAGCGCAGTGGAGGAGGGACAG GTTGGTGGATCAGCAGATCGTGGAGATCATCCGGGAAAGGCTCGGTGCGTGCAAGCACAGGGAAGGACCAAACCAGTTTCAGAACTGCGCtaaggaggcagagctgcttgcACAGGTTACCAAAGCCTATCAGGAGAGAT ATGGTGATCTCGGTGTGCATGGAAACGCTAGGACGTGTCTGATGAAGCAGAAGCACAGGATGATAGAAGAAATGAAGGCACAAGAAAACGCATCTCAGTAG
- the RPS2 gene encoding small ribosomal subunit protein uS5 — MADDAGAAGGAGAARGGFRGGFGTGLRGRGRGRGRGRGRGRGARGGKAEDKEWIPVTKLGRLVKDMKIKSLEEIYLFSLPIKESEIIDFFLGSSLKDEVLKIMPVQKQTRAGQRTRFKAFVAIGDYNGHVGLGVKCSKEVATAIRGAIILAKLSIVPVRRGYWGNKIGKPHTVPCKVTGRCGSVLVRLIPAPRGTGIVSAPVPKKLLMMAGIDDCYTSARGCTATLGNFAKATFDAISKTYSYLTPDLWKETVFTKSPYQEFTDHLAKTHTRVSVQRTQAAAVATT, encoded by the exons ATGGCGGACGACGccggtgctgcaggaggagcaggagccGCCCGGGGGGGCTTCCGCGGCGGCTTCGGGACCGGGCTGAGGGGCCGCGGGCGCGGCCGTGGGAGAGGCCGAGGGAGAGGCCGCGGGGCCCGTGGGGGCAAAGCGGAGGATAAGGAA TGGATCCCTGTCACCAAACTTGGTCGCCTGGTGAAGGATATGAAGATCAAGTCTCTGGAGGAGATCTacctcttctcccttcccatCAAG GAGTCAGAGATCATCGATTTCTTCTTGGGGTCTTCTCTAAAAGATGAGGTGTTGAAGATCATGCCTGTCCAGAAACAGACTCGTGCTGGTCAGCGTACCAGGTTTAAG GCTTTTGTTGCTATTGGAGACTACAACGGCCACGTTGGTCTTGGTGTTAAATGCTCTAAAGAAGTTGCTACAGCCATTCGTGGGGCAATCATTTTGGCTAAATTATCCATCGTACCAGTGCGACGGGGATACTGGGGGAACAAGATCGGCAAGCCTCACACTGTGCCTTGCAAG GTTACTGGGCGCTGTGGCTCTGTCCTGGTGCGTCTGATCCCAGCGCCTCGAGGTACAGGCATCGTGTCTGCCCCTGTTCCTAAGAAGCTGCTGATGATGGCTGGGATTGATGACTGTTATACCTCAGCCAGGGGCTGTACTGCCACGCTTGGCAACTTTG CTAAGGCCACCTTTGATGCCATCTCCAAGACATACAGTTACCTGACTCCTGACCTCTGGAAAGAGACTGTATTCACCAAATCTCCTTACCAG GAGTTCACTGATCATCTGGCTAAGACCCACACCAGAGTCTCAGTGCAGAGAacccaggcagctgctgtggcAACTACTTAA